Proteins encoded by one window of Pseudomonas sp. LS44:
- a CDS encoding GFA family protein, producing MSNANTYKGSCFCGAVQFTVTGEPVAMGYCHCESCRHWSAGPVNAFSLWQPDALQITQGADNIGTYNKTPNSFRKWCKTCGGHLFSEHPGMGFTDVYAAVIPGFAHQPAVHVNYQETVLHIKDGLPKMKDFPAEMGGSGINLPE from the coding sequence ATGAGCAACGCAAATACCTACAAGGGCAGCTGCTTCTGCGGCGCGGTGCAGTTCACCGTGACCGGTGAGCCGGTGGCGATGGGTTATTGCCACTGCGAGTCGTGTCGGCATTGGTCGGCCGGGCCGGTCAATGCGTTCAGTCTGTGGCAGCCCGATGCGCTGCAGATCACTCAGGGCGCGGACAACATCGGCACCTACAACAAGACCCCGAATAGCTTCCGCAAGTGGTGCAAGACCTGCGGCGGGCACCTGTTCAGCGAGCATCCGGGGATGGGTTTCACCGACGTGTATGCCGCGGTGATTCCGGGCTTCGCGCACCAGCCGGCGGTGCACGTGAACTATCAGGAGACGGTGCTGCACATCAAGGACGGCCTGCCGAAGATGAAGGACTTCCCCGCGGAAATGGGTGGCTCGGGCATCAATCTGCCGGAGTAG
- a CDS encoding helix-turn-helix domain-containing protein, translating into MSQLEQNQVFQSLSSSPHARLEAVAELGDGLGAALWSNHHDAREYQGPSQHTLSCYLEGGTGTFRRERPDSKGAPDKLCILPAGHESAWVINGEIRLAHVYIDPERFALAAVQLLDSEPRELQLREGTFLDDPQQAQRFRQLVALNWHEPGERLLTSSLAHELLSHTLLTQVGRREGLRLKGGLAPRLRRLLVDYIEQHLAEPISLGELAALAALSEYHFARMFRESFGLPPHRYLLARRLERARQLLRSSRLALGEIALACGFASASHFSNRFRAALGATPGEYRSAFGG; encoded by the coding sequence ATGTCGCAACTCGAACAGAACCAGGTCTTCCAATCGCTGAGCAGCTCGCCGCACGCCCGCCTCGAGGCGGTCGCCGAGCTGGGCGATGGCCTGGGCGCGGCGCTGTGGAGCAATCATCACGACGCCCGCGAATATCAGGGGCCCAGCCAGCACACCTTGTCCTGCTACCTGGAAGGCGGTACCGGCACCTTTCGCCGCGAGCGCCCGGACAGCAAGGGCGCGCCGGACAAGCTGTGCATCCTGCCGGCTGGCCATGAGTCGGCCTGGGTGATCAATGGCGAGATCCGCCTGGCGCATGTGTACATCGACCCGGAACGCTTCGCCCTCGCTGCGGTGCAGTTGCTCGACAGCGAACCGCGCGAGTTGCAGCTGCGCGAAGGCACCTTCCTCGACGACCCGCAGCAGGCCCAGCGCTTCCGCCAGTTGGTCGCGCTGAACTGGCACGAGCCGGGCGAACGCCTGCTGACCAGCAGCCTGGCCCACGAGCTGCTCAGCCATACTCTGCTCACCCAGGTTGGCCGCCGCGAGGGTTTGCGCTTGAAGGGTGGTCTTGCGCCGCGCCTGCGCAGGCTGCTGGTCGACTACATCGAGCAGCATCTGGCCGAACCGATCAGCCTCGGCGAACTGGCGGCCTTGGCAGCGCTTTCCGAATATCACTTCGCTCGCATGTTTCGCGAAAGCTTCGGTCTGCCTCCGCATCGCTACCTGCTGGCGCGCCGCCTCGAGCGAGCCCGCCAGCTGCTCCGTAGCAGCCGCCTGGCGCTCGGCGAAATCGCCCTGGCCTGCGGCTTCGCCAGCGCCAGCCACTTCAGCAACCGCTTTCGCGCGGCGCTCGGCGCCACCCCGGGCGAATACCGCAGCGCGTTCGGCGGCTGA
- a CDS encoding SDR family oxidoreductase — translation MSQPIALITGCSSGIGRALADAFISTGYQVWATARKPEDVAALSAAGFVGVQLDVNDADAVASLGERLQRETDGLDVLINNAGYGAMGPLLDGGSEALRRQFETNVFAVIDITRALFPALRKKRGVVVNIGSVSGVLVTPFAGAYCASKAAVHALSDALRLELAPFAIDVMEVQPGAIASSFGNHASREAEQLIQEGSPWWPFRDGIRARATASQDHPTPASDLARDLLAAIQKRKRPRLLRLGNGSRALPLLAALVPKGLLEAVLKRRFGLNRAV, via the coding sequence ATGTCCCAGCCCATCGCCCTGATCACCGGCTGCTCCAGCGGTATCGGCCGCGCCCTCGCCGATGCGTTCATCAGCACCGGTTATCAAGTCTGGGCCACCGCGCGTAAACCCGAAGACGTCGCCGCCTTGAGCGCTGCCGGCTTCGTCGGCGTGCAGCTGGACGTCAACGATGCCGACGCCGTCGCCAGCCTCGGCGAGCGCCTGCAGCGGGAAACCGATGGCCTCGACGTGCTGATCAACAACGCCGGCTACGGCGCCATGGGCCCGCTGCTCGATGGCGGCAGCGAGGCCCTGCGCCGGCAGTTCGAAACCAACGTGTTCGCGGTGATCGATATTACCCGCGCGCTGTTCCCGGCGCTGCGCAAGAAGCGCGGCGTGGTGGTGAATATCGGCAGCGTTTCTGGCGTACTGGTGACCCCCTTCGCCGGCGCCTACTGCGCCTCGAAAGCCGCGGTCCACGCCCTCTCCGACGCCCTGCGCCTGGAACTGGCACCGTTCGCCATCGACGTCATGGAAGTCCAACCCGGCGCCATCGCCTCCAGCTTCGGCAACCACGCCAGCCGCGAGGCGGAACAACTGATCCAGGAAGGTTCGCCCTGGTGGCCCTTCCGCGACGGCATCCGCGCCCGCGCCACCGCCTCGCAAGACCACCCCACCCCCGCCAGCGACCTCGCCCGCGACCTGCTCGCCGCCATCCAGAAGCGCAAACGCCCGCGCCTGCTGCGCCTGGGCAACGGCAGCCGCGCCTTGCCATTGCTCGCCGCGCTGGTACCGAAAGGGTTGTTGGAAGCGGTGTTGAAGAGGCGGTTTGGATTGAACCGAGCGGTGTGA
- a CDS encoding glutathione S-transferase family protein, protein MKLYAHPFSSYCQKALIAFYENHTSFELRLLGPDDDTAAAEHAALWPLKRMPLLVDGQRTVPESSIIIEYLDLHYPGAVRMVPQEAEAALEVRLLDRFFDNYVMTPMMKMVFDSMRSEENRDHQGTTEAIELLNTAYRWLDERMVERQWAAGGAFSLADCAAAPALFYADWVHQIDPTFAHLRTYRQRLLARPSYARLVEEARPYRAWFPLGAPDRD, encoded by the coding sequence ATGAAGCTCTACGCCCACCCGTTCTCGTCCTACTGCCAGAAGGCCCTGATTGCCTTCTACGAAAACCACACCTCGTTCGAGTTACGCCTGCTTGGCCCCGACGACGACACGGCGGCAGCCGAGCATGCGGCGCTGTGGCCGCTCAAGCGGATGCCGCTGCTGGTCGATGGGCAGCGCACGGTGCCGGAGTCGAGCATCATCATCGAGTACCTCGATCTGCATTACCCCGGCGCGGTACGCATGGTTCCGCAGGAGGCCGAGGCTGCGCTGGAGGTGCGCCTGCTGGACCGCTTCTTCGACAACTACGTGATGACGCCGATGATGAAGATGGTGTTCGACAGCATGCGCAGTGAGGAGAATCGCGACCACCAGGGGACGACCGAAGCCATCGAGTTGCTCAATACCGCCTATCGCTGGCTCGATGAGCGCATGGTCGAGCGCCAATGGGCGGCGGGTGGCGCCTTCAGCCTGGCCGACTGCGCCGCCGCGCCGGCGTTGTTCTATGCCGACTGGGTGCATCAGATCGATCCGACGTTTGCGCATCTGCGCACCTATCGCCAGCGCCTGCTCGCCCGCCCGTCGTACGCCCGGCTGGTGGAGGAAGCGCGGCCGTATCGCGCATGGTTTCCACTTGGCGCGCCCGACCGGGACTGA
- a CDS encoding alginate O-acetyltransferase gives MNRSLRIFYSALFLALLLVLGGLSLRAFSDYSVPPGTTWLDGKWAKALETRYDAEFPLKRLGTNLWAALDYTLFEEGRPGVILGRQDWLFSDEEFKPVARGEQHIEDNLRLIRGVQQTLEQRGIELLLVIVPAKARVYPEYLAEEQPARLQRGLYRRFHADLAKADIAAPDLLAMLQQGKANTALFLRTDTHWTPQGAELVAAHLARIIQREAPLSGAAQQFVTDIDASRPYHGDLTRFLPLDPLFSKLLPPPDPLQVRSTRAVDSGQADEAAALFADLRIPLVLVGTSYSANPNWNFLGALRQALGSDLLSYAEDGHGPLLPMLKYLQTDAFKDSPPQLVIWEFPERYLPMATDLSQLDPQSVEQLKAAAAPGQRLTATAK, from the coding sequence ATGAACCGATCCCTGCGCATTTTCTACTCCGCCCTGTTCCTCGCCCTGCTCCTGGTGCTCGGCGGCCTGTCGCTGCGCGCCTTCAGCGACTACAGCGTGCCGCCGGGCACCACCTGGCTCGACGGCAAATGGGCCAAGGCACTGGAAACCCGCTACGACGCGGAATTCCCGCTCAAGCGCCTGGGCACTAACCTGTGGGCCGCACTGGATTACACGCTGTTCGAGGAGGGCCGGCCGGGGGTGATTCTGGGGCGCCAGGACTGGCTGTTCAGTGACGAGGAATTCAAACCGGTGGCGCGCGGCGAGCAGCATATCGAGGACAACCTCAGGCTGATCCGCGGCGTCCAGCAGACCCTTGAGCAACGCGGCATCGAACTGCTGCTGGTCATCGTTCCGGCCAAGGCGCGGGTGTATCCGGAATACCTCGCCGAAGAACAGCCGGCCAGGCTGCAACGCGGGCTGTATCGACGCTTCCACGCCGATCTGGCCAAGGCCGACATCGCCGCGCCCGACCTGCTCGCCATGCTGCAGCAGGGCAAAGCCAACACCGCGCTGTTCCTGCGCACCGACACGCACTGGACCCCGCAAGGTGCCGAGTTGGTGGCCGCCCATCTGGCCCGCATCATTCAGCGGGAGGCGCCACTGTCCGGCGCGGCGCAGCAGTTCGTCACCGACATCGACGCGTCCCGGCCGTACCACGGTGACCTGACCCGCTTCCTGCCGCTCGACCCATTGTTCAGCAAGCTGCTGCCGCCGCCCGATCCGCTGCAAGTGCGCAGCACCCGCGCCGTCGACAGCGGACAGGCCGACGAAGCCGCGGCGCTGTTCGCCGACCTGCGCATTCCCCTCGTGTTGGTGGGTACCAGCTACAGCGCCAATCCCAACTGGAACTTCCTCGGCGCGCTGCGCCAGGCGTTGGGCAGCGACCTGCTCAGCTATGCCGAGGACGGGCACGGACCGCTGTTACCGATGCTCAAGTACCTGCAAACCGATGCCTTCAAAGACTCGCCGCCACAGTTGGTGATCTGGGAATTTCCCGAGCGTTACCTGCCGATGGCGACTGACCTGAGCCAACTCGACCCACAGTCGGTCGAGCAGCTCAAAGCCGCCGCCGCGCCAGGTCAACGCCTGACTGCCACGGCCAAATGA
- a CDS encoding alginate O-acetyltransferase AlgF, with translation MKNSPLANSFNRHRAIAICTWLLVGLFSWQAQAAVDAALYGPSAPKGSTFVRLYNASNQEVSANVGNTKLDDVGPLASSDFSFMPGGSYSAQVGGQTVPVQLDSGRYYTLVSLPAGQPRLVEEKPYTNKQKALLRVQNLSNTPLSLKTADGKTAVVDNVAPQGSGDREINPVKVNLALYDGDKKVSDLKPVTLERGEVVCLYVTGSTGKLAPVWVKRPRASN, from the coding sequence ATGAAGAACTCCCCGCTGGCCAACTCATTCAATCGTCACCGCGCCATCGCCATCTGCACTTGGCTACTTGTCGGACTGTTCAGCTGGCAGGCCCAGGCCGCCGTCGACGCCGCGCTCTATGGGCCGTCTGCGCCAAAGGGGTCGACCTTCGTGCGCCTGTACAACGCCAGCAATCAGGAGGTCAGCGCCAACGTCGGCAACACCAAGCTCGATGACGTCGGCCCGCTGGCCAGCAGCGACTTCAGCTTCATGCCGGGCGGCAGTTATAGCGCGCAGGTCGGTGGCCAGACCGTGCCGGTCCAGCTCGATTCCGGACGCTATTACACCTTGGTCAGTCTGCCGGCCGGCCAGCCACGCCTGGTGGAGGAGAAACCCTACACCAACAAGCAAAAAGCCCTGCTGCGCGTGCAGAACCTCAGCAACACGCCACTCAGTCTGAAGACCGCCGACGGCAAGACCGCGGTGGTGGATAACGTCGCGCCGCAGGGTTCCGGCGACCGCGAGATCAACCCGGTCAAGGTCAACCTGGCGCTGTACGACGGCGACAAGAAAGTCAGCGATCTCAAACCGGTGACGCTGGAACGCGGCGAGGTGGTGTGCCTGTACGTCACCGGCAGCACCGGCAAGCTCGCCCCGGTCTGGGTCAAGCGCCCGCGGGCGTCCAATTGA
- a CDS encoding mannose-1-phosphate guanylyltransferase/mannose-6-phosphate isomerase: protein MIPVILSGGSGSRLWPLSRRQFPKQFLALTGEHTLFQQTLERLVFDGMQAPLLVCNKDHRFIVQDQLAELKLSIQGILLEPFGRNTAPAVAIAALQLLNEGRDALLLVLPSDHVLEDQQAFKRALALATIAAENGEMVLFGVPANKPETGYGYIKAHADPGLPKGINRVAQFIEKPDEQRAAQFVASGDYFWNSGMFLFRASRFLDELKKHEPDIYDTCVLALERSKRNGTHIDIDESTFACCPENSIDYAVMEKTSRACVVPLDAGWSDVGCWSSIWDVHDKDADGNVTIGDVIVQDSHNCLLHGNGKLVSVIGLENIVVVETKDAIMIARKDRVQEVKQLVEKLRSLDRSEAENHCQVFRPWGFYDSVDTGGRFQVKHITVNPGAQLSLQMHHHRSEHWIVVSGTAQVTCDDQVFLLTENQSTYIPIASVHRLANPGKIPLVLIEVQTGSYLGEDDITRLDDVYGRGAEIAKSELPGSR, encoded by the coding sequence ATGATCCCGGTCATTCTTTCAGGCGGCAGCGGCTCACGGCTCTGGCCGCTCTCGCGCCGGCAGTTTCCCAAGCAGTTCCTCGCCCTCACCGGCGAGCACACCCTGTTCCAGCAGACCCTCGAACGCCTGGTCTTCGACGGCATGCAGGCGCCGCTGCTGGTCTGCAACAAGGATCACCGGTTCATCGTGCAGGACCAGCTCGCTGAGCTGAAACTCTCGATCCAAGGCATTTTGCTCGAACCGTTCGGTCGCAATACCGCGCCGGCGGTGGCCATCGCCGCCTTGCAACTGCTCAACGAGGGCCGTGACGCGCTGTTGCTGGTGCTGCCGTCCGATCATGTTTTGGAAGACCAGCAAGCGTTCAAACGCGCCCTGGCGCTGGCCACCATCGCCGCCGAAAACGGCGAGATGGTGCTGTTCGGCGTGCCGGCGAACAAACCGGAAACCGGTTACGGCTATATCAAGGCGCATGCCGATCCCGGCTTGCCGAAGGGCATCAACCGGGTCGCCCAGTTCATCGAGAAGCCTGACGAGCAACGTGCCGCCCAGTTCGTCGCGTCCGGCGACTACTTCTGGAACAGCGGCATGTTTTTGTTCCGCGCCAGCCGCTTCCTCGATGAACTGAAGAAACACGAACCGGATATCTACGACACCTGCGTGCTGGCCCTGGAGCGCAGCAAGCGCAACGGCACGCACATCGATATCGACGAATCGACCTTTGCCTGCTGCCCGGAAAACTCCATCGACTACGCGGTGATGGAGAAAACCTCGCGCGCTTGCGTGGTGCCGCTGGATGCCGGCTGGAGCGACGTCGGCTGCTGGTCATCGATCTGGGATGTGCACGACAAGGATGCCGACGGCAACGTCACCATAGGCGATGTGATCGTCCAGGACAGCCACAACTGCCTGCTCCACGGTAACGGCAAGCTGGTCTCGGTGATCGGCCTGGAAAACATCGTGGTGGTGGAAACCAAGGACGCCATCATGATCGCCCGCAAGGACCGCGTGCAGGAGGTCAAACAGTTGGTCGAGAAGCTCCGCTCGCTCGACCGCAGCGAAGCGGAAAATCACTGTCAGGTCTTCCGCCCGTGGGGCTTTTACGACTCGGTGGATACCGGCGGGCGCTTTCAGGTCAAACACATCACCGTCAACCCGGGCGCGCAGCTGTCGCTGCAGATGCACCATCACCGCTCGGAACACTGGATCGTGGTCTCCGGAACCGCCCAGGTGACCTGCGACGACCAGGTATTTTTGCTCACCGAAAACCAGTCGACCTACATCCCTATCGCCTCGGTGCACCGCCTGGCCAACCCCGGCAAGATCCCACTGGTGCTGATCGAGGTGCAGACCGGCAGTTATCTTGGCGAGGACGACATCACCCGCCTGGACGACGTCTACGGCCGCGGCGCGGAGATCGCCAAATCCGAGCTGCCCGGTTCGCGATGA
- a CDS encoding pyridoxamine 5'-phosphate oxidase family protein, whose amino-acid sequence MSRLYGDQHRALQEAFGTRNMADRIERLACKTEFDEAAKGFIESMDMFFLSTIDHLGRPTVSYKGGDPGFVRIVDSTTLVFPSYDGNGMHLSMGNATQNPQVGLLFISFERPHRLRVQGTASVSRDDPLMADYKEADCIVRVQLSELWQNCPRYVHRYQKVEPSPYVPREVCETPLAEWKRVDLFQDVLRADDVAKAQAAGIVSIAELIAKAKAGA is encoded by the coding sequence ATGAGCAGACTCTACGGCGACCAGCATCGCGCCCTGCAGGAGGCCTTCGGCACGCGCAACATGGCTGATCGCATCGAGCGGCTGGCGTGCAAGACGGAGTTCGATGAGGCGGCGAAGGGTTTTATCGAAAGCATGGACATGTTCTTCCTGTCGACCATCGACCATCTGGGCCGACCAACCGTGTCCTACAAAGGCGGCGATCCGGGCTTTGTGCGGATCGTCGATAGCACCACCCTGGTGTTCCCGAGCTACGACGGCAACGGCATGCACCTGTCGATGGGCAATGCCACGCAGAACCCGCAGGTCGGCCTGTTGTTCATCTCCTTTGAACGCCCGCATCGCCTGCGCGTGCAGGGCACCGCCAGCGTCTCGCGGGATGACCCGCTGATGGCCGATTACAAGGAGGCGGACTGCATCGTCCGCGTGCAGCTCAGCGAGCTGTGGCAGAACTGCCCGCGCTACGTCCATCGTTATCAGAAGGTCGAGCCCTCCCCTTACGTGCCGCGCGAGGTCTGCGAAACGCCACTGGCCGAATGGAAGCGCGTGGATCTGTTCCAGGATGTGCTGCGCGCCGACGATGTGGCCAAGGCCCAGGCCGCCGGCATCGTTAGCATCGCCGAGTTGATCGCCAAAGCGAAGGCCGGCGCTTGA
- a CDS encoding multidrug transporter, with protein MLIGALLILTWLILLIRYPAKALPVSGAALIGLLLVGAWMYWLDTREARQLAHLELRLDYAPTRCPADRPLALTLKNGGGSPLQELRWRIAAYAPGDSVNLVETLYDAPRYRGPGELLPGDTWHDCLPLPPFRPGYRPDTLEFRAERLQGSFAD; from the coding sequence ATGCTGATCGGCGCCCTACTGATACTCACCTGGCTGATCCTGTTGATCCGCTACCCGGCCAAGGCGCTGCCGGTGTCCGGCGCGGCGCTGATCGGTCTGCTGCTGGTCGGAGCCTGGATGTACTGGCTCGACACCCGCGAAGCCCGCCAGCTGGCCCATCTCGAACTGCGCCTCGACTACGCCCCCACGCGCTGCCCAGCGGATCGCCCCCTGGCGCTGACCCTGAAAAACGGCGGCGGTAGCCCGTTGCAAGAGTTGCGCTGGCGGATCGCCGCGTACGCCCCCGGCGACAGCGTCAACCTGGTCGAAACCCTCTACGATGCCCCGCGCTACCGTGGCCCTGGCGAGCTACTGCCCGGCGACACCTGGCACGACTGCCTGCCGCTGCCGCCCTTTCGCCCGGGCTATCGCCCGGACACCCTGGAGTTTCGCGCCGAACGCCTGCAAGGCAGCTTCGCCGACTAA
- a CDS encoding uracil-DNA glycosylase family protein, whose protein sequence is MTEQDEFEAAISDLTPPLNGQFPRPWMTDLTDPQKANVLIVGKNQAKGYSTENVTHERHINALFNRENESCRRLYDELTGHSPSPTRLNTNMFRSILAQAGIDRVLETNVVCYSTPMSSHLCLPRHSGGTLRGTEIFRTLLHFVKPKVIIAHGSGTRDALSALVGKPLLAPPSSLSPPQSTEVSGIRVFVIPSLAPPQWNKWSRWAEAYLAKVAEAAASAL, encoded by the coding sequence ATGACAGAGCAAGATGAATTCGAGGCTGCTATTTCAGATCTGACGCCCCCCCTCAATGGGCAATTCCCGCGCCCCTGGATGACCGATCTTACTGACCCGCAAAAAGCGAATGTTCTTATCGTCGGGAAGAATCAAGCCAAGGGATACAGCACGGAAAATGTTACGCATGAGCGGCACATCAACGCGCTGTTTAACCGAGAAAATGAGTCTTGTCGCAGACTCTACGACGAACTCACGGGGCACTCTCCATCGCCCACGAGACTAAACACAAATATGTTTCGCTCCATTCTCGCGCAGGCCGGAATTGATAGGGTTCTTGAAACCAATGTTGTTTGCTATTCCACGCCTATGAGCAGTCATCTTTGCTTGCCACGTCATAGCGGCGGGACGCTACGCGGTACCGAAATATTCCGCACGCTGCTTCACTTCGTAAAGCCAAAGGTCATCATCGCTCACGGATCGGGAACAAGAGACGCCTTGAGCGCATTAGTGGGAAAGCCGCTGCTTGCCCCGCCATCGTCCCTATCGCCACCTCAATCTACGGAGGTTAGCGGTATCAGAGTGTTCGTAATTCCAAGCCTTGCACCACCACAATGGAATAAGTGGTCGCGCTGGGCCGAGGCCTACCTAGCGAAAGTTGCCGAGGCCGCAGCAAGTGCGCTCTAA
- a CDS encoding DMT family transporter: protein MNLALYLLTVLIWGTTWIAIKLQLEVVAIPASIAYRFALAALVLFVVLLASRRLQRLDGRGQLICLAQGLCLFCVNFMCFYTASQWIPSGLIAVVFSTATLWNAMNARIFFKQRIAANVLAGGALGLGGLGLLFWPELGGHRPSQQTLIGLGLALFGTLCFSAGNLLSSLQQKAGLKPLTTNAWGMLYGALMLAGYCWVSGTPFAFQWTSGYVGSLLYLAIPGSVIGFTAYLTLVGRMGPERAAYCTVLFPVVALNISAFVEGYQWTAPALAGLLLVMLGNVLVFRKPKAAPLADPGLAPSRP, encoded by the coding sequence ATGAACCTTGCGCTGTATTTGCTCACCGTCCTGATCTGGGGCACCACCTGGATTGCCATCAAGCTGCAACTCGAGGTGGTCGCCATTCCGGCGTCCATCGCCTACCGCTTTGCCCTGGCGGCGCTGGTGTTGTTCGTCGTGCTGCTCGCCAGTCGCCGGTTGCAGCGCCTCGATGGGCGCGGGCAATTGATCTGTCTGGCGCAGGGCCTGTGCCTGTTCTGCGTGAACTTCATGTGCTTCTACACCGCCAGCCAGTGGATCCCCAGCGGACTGATCGCCGTGGTGTTTTCCACCGCCACGCTGTGGAACGCCATGAACGCACGGATTTTCTTCAAGCAGCGGATCGCCGCCAACGTCCTCGCTGGCGGGGCGTTGGGCTTGGGCGGACTCGGCTTGCTGTTCTGGCCGGAGCTGGGCGGCCACCGACCCAGCCAGCAGACTCTGATCGGCCTGGGCTTGGCGCTGTTCGGCACGCTGTGTTTTTCCGCCGGTAACCTGCTCTCCAGCCTGCAGCAGAAAGCCGGTCTCAAACCGTTGACCACCAACGCCTGGGGCATGCTGTATGGCGCGCTGATGCTCGCCGGCTATTGCTGGGTCAGCGGCACGCCGTTCGCCTTCCAGTGGACCAGCGGCTATGTCGGCTCGCTGTTGTACCTGGCGATTCCTGGCTCGGTGATCGGCTTTACCGCCTACCTGACCCTGGTCGGGCGCATGGGCCCGGAGCGCGCCGCCTATTGCACGGTGCTGTTCCCGGTGGTGGCGCTGAATATCTCGGCGTTCGTCGAGGGCTACCAGTGGACGGCGCCCGCGCTGGCCGGCTTGCTGCTGGTCATGCTCGGCAACGTGCTGGTGTTTCGCAAGCCCAAAGCCGCGCCGCTGGCGGACCCAGGTCTCGCCCCTAGCCGACCATAG
- a CDS encoding MBOAT family protein, with amino-acid sequence MVFSSNVFLFLFLPTFLGLYYLSGPRFHNLLLLIASYVFYAWWRIDFLALFALVTLWNFWIGLKVGAAGVRTPLAKRWLILGVSFDLAILGYFKYANFGVDSLNTLITSIGLEPFIITHVLLPIGISFYIFESISYIIDVYRGDTPATHKLIDFAAFVAIFPHLIAGPVLRFRDLAGQFNNRTHTLDKFSEGCMRFMQGFIKKVFIADSLAPLVSHCFALENPSAGDAWLGTLAYTAQLYFDFSGYSDMAIGLGLMMGFRFLENFKQPYISQSITEFWRRWHISLSTWLRDYLYVSLGGNRGGTFATYRNLFLTMLLGGLWHGANITFVLWGAWHGMWLAIERALGVDAAPRRFNPLKWAATFLMVILGWVLFRAENLHVAARMYQAMFSFDWQLSELGSAALSDLQVATMLIAYLSLAFFGLRDFYTKPLANAAPKAAVDDIASNPAPGIAESLPAASSTAVRLASSWTAYLHWPLLLLLFGASLLKLSAQSYSPFLYFQF; translated from the coding sequence ATGGTTTTCTCATCCAACGTGTTCCTGTTCCTGTTCTTGCCGACCTTTCTCGGCTTGTACTACTTGAGCGGGCCACGTTTTCACAATCTGCTACTGCTGATCGCCAGCTACGTCTTCTACGCCTGGTGGCGGATCGACTTTCTCGCCCTGTTCGCCCTCGTCACCCTGTGGAATTTCTGGATCGGCCTCAAAGTTGGCGCCGCCGGGGTGCGCACGCCGCTGGCCAAGCGTTGGCTGATCCTCGGCGTAAGCTTCGATCTGGCCATCCTCGGCTATTTCAAATACGCCAACTTCGGCGTCGACAGCCTCAATACGCTGATTACCTCAATCGGCCTCGAGCCATTCATCATTACCCACGTGCTGCTGCCGATCGGGATCTCGTTCTACATCTTCGAATCGATCAGCTACATCATCGACGTCTACCGCGGCGACACCCCGGCTACCCACAAGCTGATCGACTTCGCAGCCTTCGTGGCGATCTTCCCGCACCTGATCGCCGGCCCGGTGCTGCGCTTTCGCGATCTGGCCGGGCAATTCAACAACCGTACCCACACCCTCGATAAGTTCTCCGAGGGCTGCATGCGCTTCATGCAGGGCTTCATCAAGAAGGTCTTTATCGCCGACAGCCTGGCGCCGCTGGTCAGCCATTGCTTCGCCCTGGAAAACCCCAGCGCCGGCGACGCCTGGCTCGGCACCCTGGCCTACACCGCGCAGCTGTATTTCGACTTTTCCGGCTACAGCGACATGGCCATCGGTCTCGGCCTGATGATGGGCTTCCGCTTTCTGGAAAACTTCAAACAGCCTTATATCAGCCAGTCGATCACCGAATTCTGGCGGCGCTGGCATATCAGCCTGTCGACCTGGCTGCGCGATTACCTGTACGTCAGCCTCGGCGGCAATCGCGGTGGCACGTTCGCCACCTACCGCAACCTGTTCCTGACCATGCTGCTCGGCGGCCTGTGGCACGGCGCCAACATCACCTTCGTGTTGTGGGGCGCCTGGCACGGCATGTGGCTGGCCATCGAGCGGGCGTTGGGCGTGGATGCGGCGCCGCGGCGCTTCAATCCGTTGAAATGGGCGGCGACCTTCCTGATGGTGATTCTCGGCTGGGTGTTGTTCCGCGCCGAGAACCTGCATGTGGCCGCGCGCATGTACCAGGCGATGTTCAGCTTCGACTGGCAACTCTCCGAGCTGGGCAGCGCCGCCCTCAGCGATCTGCAAGTGGCGACGATGCTGATCGCCTACCTCAGCCTGGCCTTTTTCGGACTGCGCGACTTCTACACCAAGCCGCTCGCCAATGCGGCGCCCAAGGCCGCGGTCGACGACATCGCCAGCAACCCTGCCCCGGGTATTGCCGAGAGCCTGCCGGCGGCTTCCAGCACGGCAGTCCGCCTCGCCTCAAGCTGGACGGCCTACCTGCACTGGCCGCTGTTGCTCCTGCTGTTCGGCGCCTCGCTGTTGAAACTCTCGGCGCAGAGTTATTCGCCCTTCCTGTACTTCCAGTTCTGA